One Paraburkholderia sp. HP33-1 genomic region harbors:
- a CDS encoding ABC transporter substrate-binding protein, producing MTAKLSIVLGPHGQVRDLRDGIVGVQGFELEFIEKKRMPDAYREMARSQPYDICEMAPTSYLMAVAAGAPITALALPMTRRFRHAGMQRLRSSAIRGPKDLEGRRVGVRTYSVTAAVWTRGIFADEYGVDPDKITWVTEEEENVASFATPPNVQRLAEGQSIAELMKRGELEAAFGGLAGAGSDLEDELVEIVDDADARERDWFERTGIYPLHGMIVVRNDVLERHPTLATALFDAFTQAKANYLERIGSGEANGAEDKRYRGLSQWVGDPLPYGFNENAPSLAALVRYADEQRLIPNLPPLQAVFHDPRINTAIDHVQHEALATASRT from the coding sequence ATGACAGCGAAACTGTCCATCGTGCTGGGGCCTCACGGCCAGGTGCGCGATCTGCGTGACGGTATCGTCGGCGTTCAGGGCTTCGAGCTCGAATTCATCGAGAAGAAGCGCATGCCCGACGCCTACCGCGAGATGGCGCGTAGCCAGCCGTATGACATCTGCGAAATGGCGCCGACCTCGTATCTGATGGCGGTCGCGGCCGGTGCGCCGATCACCGCGCTCGCACTGCCGATGACGAGACGTTTCCGCCATGCTGGCATGCAACGGCTGCGTTCGTCGGCGATTCGCGGACCGAAGGATCTCGAAGGGCGGCGCGTCGGCGTGCGCACGTATTCGGTCACGGCGGCCGTCTGGACGCGTGGCATTTTCGCCGACGAATACGGCGTCGATCCCGACAAGATCACGTGGGTCACCGAAGAGGAAGAGAACGTGGCAAGCTTCGCGACGCCGCCAAACGTGCAGCGGCTCGCCGAAGGCCAGTCAATCGCGGAGCTGATGAAGCGCGGCGAACTCGAAGCCGCGTTCGGCGGACTGGCGGGCGCGGGCAGTGATCTCGAAGACGAACTGGTCGAGATCGTCGACGATGCCGACGCGCGCGAGCGCGACTGGTTCGAACGCACGGGCATCTATCCGTTACACGGCATGATCGTCGTACGCAACGATGTGCTCGAACGACATCCCACCCTGGCGACGGCGCTATTCGACGCATTCACGCAAGCCAAGGCGAACTACCTCGAACGGATTGGTAGCGGCGAGGCGAACGGTGCGGAAGACAAGCGTTACCGCGGACTGTCGCAATGGGTTGGCGATCCACTGCCGTATGGTTTCAACGAAAACGCGCCATCGCTTGCGGCGCTCGTGCGCTACGCCGATGAGCAGCGGCTGATTCCGAATTTGCCGCCGTTGCAGGCCGTATTCCACGATCCGCGTATCAACACCGCGATCGACCACGTACAACACGAGGCGCTGGCCACCGCGAGCCGCACATGA
- a CDS encoding WD40/YVTN/BNR-like repeat-containing protein, producing the protein MKELMLVGTAANRPNAIGSMYRLKPGGEWEKLTDFPDDASVQAITPHPERPDLLFAATRKGVYRSKDGGDSWSRLNVTDETIQFWSVVIHPTRPDTLFAAGGPVSIYRSDDGGDSWRKCKADHPERFKISFGDSRVMRIAFHPVNPDVMYAVAEINGFLVSEDGGETWRGEAEGLLELAKLPHLKSRIETDDDAEGVFDAHSVCTTSADPDALFYICRLGIFESRDKGKTFRDLEVGKFAPFSYARDCRFVCDDPKKMYACFSISSRSNAGALYASDDLGKSWYRADAQVNPASTMLGFGVHPRDPNGVISVTRGGQVFFTTDGGDNWTEKPLPQGAGDAFCAAML; encoded by the coding sequence ATGAAAGAATTGATGCTGGTCGGCACGGCCGCCAATCGCCCGAATGCCATTGGTTCGATGTACCGTCTGAAGCCGGGCGGCGAGTGGGAAAAACTGACCGACTTCCCCGACGACGCTTCGGTGCAGGCGATCACGCCGCATCCCGAGCGCCCCGATCTGCTGTTCGCGGCGACGCGCAAAGGCGTGTATCGCTCGAAGGACGGCGGCGATTCATGGTCGCGCCTGAACGTGACCGACGAGACGATCCAGTTCTGGAGCGTGGTGATTCATCCGACGCGTCCCGATACGCTGTTTGCGGCGGGCGGCCCGGTCAGCATCTATCGTAGCGACGACGGCGGCGACAGCTGGCGCAAGTGCAAGGCCGACCATCCGGAGCGCTTCAAGATTTCGTTCGGCGATTCGCGGGTGATGCGCATCGCGTTTCATCCGGTCAATCCCGATGTGATGTACGCGGTCGCGGAGATCAATGGTTTCCTCGTCAGCGAGGACGGCGGTGAGACGTGGCGCGGCGAAGCAGAAGGCCTGCTCGAACTGGCGAAACTGCCGCATCTGAAAAGCAGAATCGAAACCGACGACGACGCCGAAGGCGTGTTCGACGCGCACTCCGTTTGCACGACGAGCGCCGATCCGGACGCGCTGTTCTATATCTGCCGCCTCGGCATTTTCGAAAGCCGCGACAAAGGCAAGACTTTCCGCGATCTCGAAGTCGGCAAGTTCGCGCCGTTCTCGTATGCACGCGACTGCCGCTTCGTCTGCGACGATCCTAAGAAGATGTACGCGTGCTTCAGCATTTCGTCGCGCAGCAACGCGGGCGCGCTGTACGCGAGCGACGACCTCGGCAAGAGCTGGTACCGCGCGGACGCGCAGGTGAACCCGGCGAGCACGATGCTCGGCTTCGGCGTGCATCCGCGTGACCCGAACGGCGTGATCAGCGTCACGCGCGGCGGCCAGGTGTTCTTCACGACCGACGGCGGCGACAACTGGACCGAAAAACCTCTTCCGCAAGGCGCCGGCGATGCGTTCTGCGCGGCGATGCTGTAA
- a CDS encoding HpcH/HpaI aldolase family protein: protein MTQRLNGVIRALQTGRRIAFTSFIQAEVESAVAFAQSSNDGVVFELEHTPWDIRSLRESMQFLLLRERIAKAQSVACQMTPLVRIPPSGSEMNQWFAKQALDLGAYGIVWPRISTPEEAYNAVAACRYPRLKSAPLYEPAGLRGDAPMPAARYWGVSQQEYYRKADVWPLAPEGEVLVVLMIEDTRAIENLEEIVKQVPGIGVLLIGEGDLTQELGCPRQYDNPELLRMMDHVLEVGKAYDIPVGHPHVTNQNVGRVIEQGYRFLMTYPKRDFSALDKGLQLAGRSAA, encoded by the coding sequence ATGACACAAAGACTCAACGGCGTGATCCGCGCGCTGCAGACCGGACGCCGGATTGCGTTCACGTCGTTCATTCAGGCGGAAGTGGAATCGGCGGTGGCGTTCGCGCAGTCGTCGAACGATGGCGTCGTGTTCGAGCTCGAGCACACCCCCTGGGATATTCGCTCGCTGCGCGAATCGATGCAATTCCTGCTGTTGCGCGAGCGCATTGCGAAGGCGCAGTCGGTTGCCTGCCAGATGACGCCGCTCGTGCGCATTCCGCCCAGCGGCAGCGAAATGAACCAGTGGTTCGCGAAGCAGGCGCTCGATCTCGGCGCATACGGGATCGTCTGGCCGCGCATCAGCACGCCGGAGGAAGCGTACAACGCGGTCGCCGCGTGCCGTTATCCGCGCCTGAAGAGCGCGCCGCTCTACGAGCCGGCGGGCTTGCGCGGCGATGCGCCGATGCCCGCGGCCCGCTATTGGGGCGTGTCGCAGCAGGAGTACTACCGCAAGGCTGACGTATGGCCGCTCGCGCCGGAAGGTGAGGTGCTGGTCGTGTTGATGATCGAGGACACGCGTGCGATCGAAAACCTCGAGGAGATCGTCAAGCAGGTGCCGGGCATCGGCGTACTGCTGATCGGCGAGGGCGACCTGACGCAGGAGCTTGGTTGTCCGCGTCAGTACGACAACCCGGAGTTGCTGCGCATGATGGATCACGTGCTCGAAGTCGGCAAGGCTTACGACATTCCGGTCGGTCATCCGCATGTGACTAATCAGAACGTGGGCCGCGTGATCGAACAGGGCTACCGCTTCCTGATGACCTATCCGAAGCGCGATTTTTCCGCGCTCGACAAGGGCCTGCAACTCGCCGGCCGTTCGGCGGCTTAA